The following coding sequences are from one Paenibacillus tundrae window:
- a CDS encoding DHA2 family efflux MFS transporter permease subunit — translation MKEQTAIPQNPAEFSIKTIILPLLAIIVGMIMVILDSTVVNVAIPNLVQYFETDLKTIQWTVTGYTLALSAVIPLAGWLTDRFGSKRVFLFTIAMFTLGSVLCSVAQSPEQLIIFRIIQGLGGGMVAPIGMAMVFRLAPPERRGSIMGMLGIPMLLAPALGPVLSGWFIESFSWHWIFLINLPIGIVALILCLKFLPDTDRGRTPTLDLLGMILAPIAFSMLAYGVSEGGTSWTSATTLTGVIVGGVALILFIIVELRHKHPLLELRVFKSSDFSRGIILAWVSQVALFGAMILIPLYLQQIKGYSALETGLILLPQALASGVGMPLGGRLFDKIGARPLAFTGLGIISGALFILSSITAETSLGLIIVSLIMMGLGMGLSMMPLNTHVLNAAPRKLVGRVTPLTAAAQQVVVSFAVAGLTGFLTSRVADHTTGTGGASAVNGLVAGFNDTFFLAACIALFGCLLSLILRKPKQMKEETLESGDQPDPAMMMGH, via the coding sequence TTGAAAGAGCAAACAGCAATTCCCCAGAATCCAGCGGAGTTTTCGATAAAAACGATTATTCTACCGCTGCTGGCCATCATTGTAGGTATGATTATGGTCATTCTGGACAGCACGGTGGTGAATGTGGCGATTCCTAATCTCGTTCAATATTTCGAGACGGATCTCAAAACCATTCAATGGACTGTGACGGGATACACCTTGGCATTGTCTGCTGTAATTCCCCTTGCCGGATGGTTAACCGATCGGTTCGGTTCCAAGAGAGTGTTTTTATTTACAATTGCGATGTTTACATTAGGGTCAGTGTTGTGCTCAGTTGCACAATCCCCAGAGCAATTAATTATTTTCCGTATCATTCAGGGGCTTGGTGGAGGCATGGTCGCTCCGATTGGTATGGCTATGGTTTTCCGTTTGGCTCCCCCGGAGAGAAGAGGCTCCATTATGGGTATGCTGGGAATTCCGATGTTATTAGCTCCTGCATTAGGTCCAGTATTGTCTGGCTGGTTTATTGAGTCGTTCAGTTGGCACTGGATTTTCCTTATTAATCTTCCGATCGGGATCGTTGCGCTTATTCTATGTCTCAAATTTTTGCCCGATACGGATCGTGGACGGACGCCTACACTTGACCTATTAGGCATGATTTTGGCACCCATTGCATTCTCTATGCTGGCTTATGGTGTTAGTGAAGGCGGGACAAGTTGGACGTCAGCAACTACACTGACTGGTGTGATTGTAGGTGGGGTAGCTTTGATTTTGTTCATTATTGTAGAACTGCGTCACAAGCATCCATTGCTGGAGCTGCGGGTATTCAAATCATCTGATTTCTCACGCGGTATTATTCTTGCTTGGGTATCACAAGTGGCTCTCTTCGGAGCGATGATTCTGATTCCGCTCTACCTACAACAGATCAAAGGATACTCTGCTCTGGAAACAGGACTGATCCTGCTTCCACAGGCACTGGCATCTGGTGTAGGTATGCCGCTCGGTGGACGTCTGTTTGACAAGATTGGTGCGAGACCGCTGGCATTTACAGGTCTAGGAATCATTTCCGGAGCACTGTTTATCTTGTCTTCCATCACGGCGGAAACAAGTCTTGGACTGATCATTGTTAGTTTGATTATGATGGGACTTGGGATGGGTCTGTCCATGATGCCGCTGAATACACATGTATTGAACGCCGCTCCGCGTAAGCTGGTAGGTCGTGTTACGCCGCTTACCGCTGCGGCTCAGCAAGTGGTTGTGTCCTTTGCGGTTGCAGGACTGACGGGTTTCTTGACTTCGCGTGTTGCTGATCATACAACAGGAACTGGCGGGGCGAGTGCAGTTAATGGATTGGTTGCTGGCTTCAACGATACGTTCTTCTTGGCAGCTTGCATTGCGCTGTTTGGATGCCTTCTGAGTCTGATTCTTCGTAAACCGAAACAGATGAAAGAAGAGACGCTTGAGTCAGGAGATCAGCCTGATCCAGCAATGATGATGGGACACTAA
- a CDS encoding glycosyltransferase family 4 protein — translation MRVLLVTYWELTQMGGIWTYLRQLADHLTSLGVEVDIMGTNAASNEVYVRNLNQSFSKTKVWPMLQTKLNPIDLPQFTADSLLAYYELNRYAFEMAASYLGVNHYDIIHAQDPVAAVAMKRILGRNTPLVTSYHGALARETFYDAQNSNPQLTLPTYLQSKRGRYFLSLEKRSAAQSELILVSSHWIKSTLTELNVPESQFRLIPYAIDLPSYQASAAVKFRQKPPAGKKVIAFTGRLEYIKGVHVLINALAGLKTLRSDWVCWIAGEGNLMEELRDQASRMGVGDDVVFFGKLDNIPSFLRRADIYVQPSLQDTQPFSVTEAQLAGVPVIVSGTAGMPEMVDPANTGWVVPPQDANSLCSLLHALLEDDATRKRVGIQAKAWAEQHRSLEEMGMRTLQVYQEAIQRGGHSV, via the coding sequence ATGAGAGTTCTGCTTGTAACCTATTGGGAATTAACCCAAATGGGTGGGATATGGACATATCTAAGACAATTGGCCGATCACCTGACATCACTGGGTGTGGAGGTTGATATTATGGGCACGAACGCAGCGAGCAACGAGGTTTATGTCCGTAATTTGAATCAATCCTTCTCCAAAACAAAAGTCTGGCCAATGCTGCAAACGAAGCTTAATCCCATCGACTTGCCTCAGTTCACCGCCGACTCCCTTCTCGCTTATTATGAGCTTAATCGTTATGCCTTTGAGATGGCTGCTTCGTATCTAGGGGTTAACCATTATGACATCATCCATGCGCAAGATCCTGTTGCTGCGGTAGCCATGAAGCGTATTCTAGGCCGTAACACGCCACTCGTAACGAGCTATCATGGAGCGCTTGCACGTGAAACTTTTTATGATGCTCAAAATTCGAATCCACAACTTACACTCCCTACCTACTTACAATCCAAACGAGGTCGATACTTCCTGTCTCTGGAGAAAAGAAGCGCTGCACAATCCGAGCTGATTCTTGTGTCTAGTCACTGGATTAAGAGCACCCTTACAGAACTGAACGTACCTGAATCCCAATTCCGTCTTATTCCTTATGCTATTGATCTCCCTTCTTATCAAGCTTCAGCAGCAGTTAAATTCCGCCAAAAACCACCGGCAGGTAAAAAAGTCATCGCTTTTACCGGTAGACTAGAGTACATCAAGGGTGTACATGTCCTGATTAACGCACTTGCTGGTCTGAAAACACTACGTTCAGATTGGGTCTGCTGGATTGCGGGAGAGGGCAATCTGATGGAGGAACTGCGTGATCAAGCTTCCCGTATGGGCGTGGGAGACGATGTCGTCTTTTTTGGAAAACTGGACAATATCCCTTCCTTCCTACGCCGTGCTGACATCTATGTGCAACCTAGTCTGCAAGACACCCAGCCTTTCTCCGTGACCGAAGCACAGCTTGCAGGCGTTCCTGTCATCGTTAGCGGCACTGCCGGGATGCCTGAAATGGTTGATCCCGCTAATACCGGATGGGTCGTTCCTCCCCAAGATGCTAACTCTCTCTGTAGTTTGTTACATGCGCTATTAGAGGATGATGCTACCCGC